The Halorhabdus sp. BNX81 genome includes a region encoding these proteins:
- a CDS encoding DICT sensory domain-containing protein, which produces MGISSFIDAVEDREKTVTVLNRESVDPLYRMLEGMFEDDSVSITESQDPEAPGDVVLLRDQQSGSLAISQLGEISETLLLVNSDLYVTGTVPLEDVETPEVVAHLSDVTFTVADKQKFLLIHISRHIESLALETDGGVLHSSFQRLSRLRDERGTAAAYETLATSAVETHVYGVDDWDPPAFADELTVHAGDTPELRDSWFVVHDGDGDEDRMAALVAEEVGPNEYRGYWTFEPGLVKEILGYLESTY; this is translated from the coding sequence ATGGGGATCTCTTCGTTTATCGACGCCGTCGAGGACCGGGAGAAGACGGTGACAGTCCTCAATCGCGAGTCAGTCGATCCGCTCTATCGAATGCTCGAAGGGATGTTCGAGGACGATAGCGTCTCGATTACCGAAAGCCAGGACCCCGAGGCACCGGGCGACGTCGTCCTCCTGCGGGACCAACAATCCGGCTCGCTGGCGATCTCACAGCTGGGCGAGATCAGCGAGACGCTGTTGCTGGTCAACTCGGATCTCTACGTGACCGGAACCGTCCCCCTCGAAGACGTCGAGACGCCGGAGGTCGTCGCGCACCTCTCGGACGTGACCTTCACCGTCGCGGACAAACAGAAATTTCTGCTGATCCATATCTCCAGGCACATCGAATCGCTGGCGCTCGAAACGGACGGCGGCGTCCTCCACTCGTCGTTCCAGCGGCTCTCACGGTTGCGCGACGAACGTGGGACTGCGGCGGCATACGAAACGCTCGCTACGTCGGCCGTTGAGACCCATGTCTACGGCGTCGACGACTGGGACCCACCGGCATTCGCCGACGAGTTGACCGTCCACGCCGGCGACACCCCGGAGCTCCGGGACTCGTGGTTCGTCGTCCACGATGGCGACGGCGACGAGGATCGCATGGCTGCCCTCGTCGCCGAAGAGGTCGGGCCGAACGAATACCGCGGGTACTGGACCTTCGAGCCGGGACTGGTAAAAGAGATTCTCGGATACCTCGAATCCACGTACTAA
- a CDS encoding PQQ-binding-like beta-propeller repeat protein, with the protein MANHDIGNTNRAIDAAAPDRPLTERWRQPLPERDASHAGPGPVVAGNRILVVWTREDGSDSSTRMLVTYDLFTGEPGWQVALSPDQGPFDSAYLTGGRLLLDDGNGSLSGFDPTDGTKQWNTTLSGLDKSKSEAGRPIPSDDRLYGIRYGDGTDGSSKDAILTALGKEGHVCSKTTATFDDFVSVTAAGHDRLYFGGSELHSYDLQADEFIWQRSGPTRAESLVVGSDRIFVGWTRSGDQSGAIGAYDPTDGSVLWERTGDETTRPYWPQTMSVGDETLLVGEQLGPDGFQIVARVAATGEQLWSVETSRTATPVIADDVVYVAQDDSEIGPSLGLYDLESGQEIARHSLPAIASDPVIASGHVLLIARDSEYGDFQLVGFR; encoded by the coding sequence ATGGCGAACCACGACATCGGCAACACCAACCGAGCGATCGACGCTGCCGCCCCGGATCGACCACTCACGGAACGGTGGCGGCAACCGCTCCCGGAGCGAGACGCCAGTCACGCCGGTCCTGGCCCAGTCGTCGCCGGGAACCGGATTCTGGTCGTCTGGACGAGGGAAGATGGCAGTGACTCCTCGACTCGGATGCTCGTCACGTACGATCTTTTCACGGGGGAACCGGGATGGCAGGTAGCATTGTCCCCTGACCAGGGACCCTTCGATTCGGCATATCTCACAGGGGGCCGACTGCTTCTTGACGACGGAAACGGGAGTCTTTCAGGATTCGACCCGACCGATGGGACCAAACAGTGGAACACGACGCTATCGGGACTAGATAAGTCCAAAAGCGAAGCGGGCAGACCCATTCCGTCCGATGATCGTCTCTACGGGATTCGCTATGGCGATGGGACCGACGGATCCTCGAAAGATGCAATCCTGACGGCACTCGGTAAGGAGGGGCATGTCTGTTCGAAAACGACAGCGACCTTCGACGACTTCGTCAGCGTGACCGCCGCCGGACACGACCGGCTCTACTTCGGCGGGAGTGAACTCCACTCGTACGACCTGCAAGCGGACGAGTTCATTTGGCAACGATCGGGTCCGACGAGAGCAGAATCCCTCGTGGTCGGTTCGGACCGCATCTTCGTCGGCTGGACACGATCCGGTGATCAAAGCGGTGCCATTGGCGCGTACGATCCAACTGATGGGAGTGTCCTGTGGGAGCGAACCGGCGACGAAACGACCCGACCCTACTGGCCACAAACGATGAGTGTCGGCGACGAGACCCTCCTGGTGGGCGAGCAACTGGGTCCTGACGGGTTCCAGATTGTCGCGCGGGTGGCAGCAACCGGTGAGCAGCTGTGGTCAGTCGAAACGTCCCGGACGGCAACGCCCGTGATCGCGGACGACGTCGTCTACGTGGCGCAGGACGATTCGGAGATCGGTCCGAGCCTCGGGCTATACGACCTCGAATCCGGGCAGGAGATCGCCCGACATTCGCTTCCGGCGATCGCGTCGGATCCGGTCATCGCGAGTGGTCACGTCCTCCTCATTGCCCGTGACAGCGAATACGGTGACTTTCAGTTGGTCGGGTTCAGATAA